The Streptomyces sp. NBC_00440 genome contains a region encoding:
- a CDS encoding carbohydrate kinase family protein, producing the protein MPHSFDLLVIGDANPDVVLGPLRAPLAFGQREQLVDTGVLTLGGSGAIMACGAARLGLSVAFAGRVGDDDAGHFVRGALAARGVNTDALVSDPELATPLTAVLTEGDDRAILTAPGTLGATCGDDIPDTLLANCRHVHAASYFLMPELAHALPGLLRTARGHGATTSLDTNDDPSGEWRPAGLSEVLAVTGILLPNAREARALAGPPAGSLDEAAARLAAQGPLVVVKDGAEGALAHDGSVLSRTRAIPVRPRDTVGAGDSFDAGFVAAFLAGLPTARALELAAACGALSTRAHGGTAAQPTWDEAVAAVTDNGENHS; encoded by the coding sequence ATGCCGCACTCTTTCGACCTTCTCGTCATCGGGGACGCCAACCCCGACGTCGTCCTCGGCCCCCTCCGTGCGCCTCTCGCCTTCGGGCAGCGCGAGCAGCTCGTCGACACGGGCGTCCTCACGCTCGGCGGCTCCGGCGCCATCATGGCGTGCGGGGCCGCCAGGCTCGGCCTCAGCGTCGCCTTCGCCGGACGCGTCGGGGACGACGACGCCGGGCACTTCGTCCGGGGCGCCCTGGCCGCCCGGGGCGTCAACACGGACGCCCTGGTCAGCGACCCGGAACTGGCCACCCCGCTCACCGCGGTGCTGACCGAAGGCGACGACCGGGCCATCCTCACGGCGCCGGGCACCCTGGGCGCGACCTGCGGTGACGACATCCCCGATACGCTGCTCGCCAACTGCCGCCATGTGCACGCTGCCTCGTACTTCCTGATGCCGGAGCTGGCCCATGCGCTGCCCGGTCTGCTGCGCACCGCACGTGGCCATGGCGCGACCACCTCGCTGGACACCAATGACGACCCGTCCGGGGAGTGGCGGCCGGCCGGTCTGAGCGAGGTCCTGGCGGTCACCGGCATCCTGCTGCCGAACGCCCGGGAAGCGCGTGCACTGGCCGGTCCCCCGGCCGGTTCGCTGGACGAGGCAGCCGCCCGGCTGGCCGCTCAAGGGCCACTGGTCGTGGTGAAGGACGGGGCCGAAGGGGCTCTCGCCCACGACGGCAGCGTTCTGTCGCGCACCCGCGCGATACCGGTCAGGCCGAGGGACACGGTCGGCGCGGGCGACAGTTTCGACGCCGGGTTCGTCGCCGCCTTCCTGGCAGGTCTGCCGACCGCCCGGGCCCTCGAACTCGCCGCGGCCTGCGGCGCTCTGTCCACCCGCGCCCATGGCGGCACCGCCGCGCAGCCCACCTGGGACGAAGCCGTCGCAGCCGTCACCGACAACGGAGAGAACCACTCATGA
- a CDS encoding protein-tyrosine phosphatase family protein, which produces MPEPVETWDPSAAGVLRLPSGRLVRGRGLSRPLPAGLTPTFALYLLGREPAAVDWESRWIRWPDFRLPADRAAAAGALREAWERAAHERVEVACHGGRGRTGTALACLAVLDGVPAADAVGYVREHYNPHAVETLWQRRFVRRFR; this is translated from the coding sequence GTGCCGGAACCGGTCGAGACCTGGGACCCGTCAGCGGCGGGCGTACTGCGACTGCCGTCGGGCCGCCTGGTCCGGGGGCGGGGACTGAGCAGGCCGCTCCCCGCCGGCCTCACACCCACCTTCGCGCTGTACCTGCTGGGCCGTGAACCTGCCGCCGTCGACTGGGAGTCGCGCTGGATCCGCTGGCCCGACTTCCGGCTGCCGGCCGACCGCGCCGCCGCGGCGGGCGCCCTGCGCGAGGCATGGGAACGAGCGGCGCACGAGCGCGTCGAGGTCGCCTGCCACGGCGGCCGCGGCCGCACCGGTACGGCTCTCGCGTGTCTCGCCGTACTGGACGGAGTGCCGGCGGCCGATGCCGTCGGTTACGTCCGTGAGCACTACAACCCGCACGCTGTGGAAACCCTCTGGCAGCGCCGCTTCGTCCGCCGCTTCCGGTAG
- a CDS encoding DeoR/GlpR family DNA-binding transcription regulator produces the protein MLRTERHARILEHVSVKGSVDVGELTGLLGVSGATVRRDLQHLSALNLLRRTHGGAAVGSIGLEVPVQYRAERSRPEKQAIATAAAALVPQGAVVGLTGGTTATEIARLLAERGPVTIVTNAVNIAAELVLHQHVTLVVIGGNARTESYELVGPIAEKTLADYHMDMTFLGVDGISAAQGCTTYDQLEAATDRAFAANSSRTVVVADHSKIGRTTFAKICPLSAVDHLVTDREAPERECARISEAGVPVTVA, from the coding sequence ATGCTGAGAACTGAGCGCCATGCGCGGATACTTGAGCATGTGTCCGTGAAGGGCAGCGTCGATGTCGGGGAGTTGACCGGCCTGCTCGGTGTCTCGGGGGCAACGGTCCGGCGCGACCTCCAGCACCTGAGCGCGCTGAACCTGCTGCGCCGCACACATGGCGGGGCCGCTGTCGGCAGCATCGGCCTGGAAGTGCCGGTGCAGTACCGCGCGGAGCGCAGCAGGCCCGAGAAGCAGGCGATCGCCACGGCGGCGGCCGCGCTGGTGCCGCAAGGGGCCGTCGTCGGGCTGACCGGGGGCACCACCGCCACCGAGATCGCCCGCCTCCTCGCCGAGCGGGGCCCCGTCACCATCGTCACCAACGCGGTGAACATCGCGGCCGAACTCGTCCTGCACCAGCACGTCACGCTGGTCGTCATCGGCGGCAACGCGCGGACCGAGAGCTATGAACTCGTGGGTCCCATCGCCGAGAAGACGCTCGCCGACTACCACATGGACATGACGTTCCTGGGCGTGGACGGCATCAGCGCGGCGCAGGGCTGCACGACGTACGACCAGCTCGAAGCGGCGACGGACCGGGCGTTCGCCGCGAACAGCAGCCGGACGGTCGTCGTCGCGGACCACTCGAAGATCGGACGGACCACCTTCGCGAAGATCTGCCCGCTGTCCGCCGTCGACCATCTGGTCACCGACCGGGAGGCACCGGAACGCGAGTGTGCACGGATCTCCGAGGCCGGGGTCCCCGTGACCGTCGCCTGA
- a CDS encoding aromatic acid exporter family protein, whose product MPDVSAPVVKLVQRTVEPIGAQTLRSTAAAVIAYVVALVALPQHAPLTAPLTALLVVQVTLYSTITTGVRRVNAVVVGVLLASGFSTLVGLTWWSLGVTIFTGLIVGRLVRVYEFVPEVAISSMLVLGVSQVAATAWDRILETLIGAGVGLLFNLLLAPPVWVQSAGSSIEEMAESMGRMLRAIGAEAEGHTPVEQAAARLHEARRLDHDIVEVDASLRQAEESLLLNPRVRQGLLSRVVLRTGLDTLEICAVVLRVLTRTMTDLAKERTDEPLFPDDVASALQALMRDLADAVESFAVLITTPVAQSAQDAEARLTAALEDAGVTRDRVAHLLLENVQQHPRQWQLHGALLAEVDRILDELDVEKRAERLTEELDRRTVQVGERHPQLASAVRRLRGTAVARKIRAEI is encoded by the coding sequence ATGCCTGATGTGTCCGCACCCGTGGTCAAGCTCGTCCAACGGACGGTGGAGCCCATCGGGGCACAGACGCTCCGGTCCACGGCGGCCGCGGTCATCGCGTACGTGGTCGCGCTGGTGGCCCTGCCGCAGCACGCACCACTCACCGCACCGCTGACCGCCCTGCTCGTGGTCCAGGTCACGCTCTACTCGACCATCACCACGGGGGTCAGGCGGGTGAACGCCGTAGTCGTCGGAGTGCTCCTCGCCAGCGGCTTCAGCACGCTCGTCGGACTGACCTGGTGGAGTCTCGGCGTGACGATCTTCACCGGGCTGATCGTGGGGCGGTTGGTGCGCGTGTACGAGTTCGTACCCGAGGTCGCCATCAGCTCCATGCTGGTGCTCGGTGTCTCCCAGGTGGCCGCCACCGCCTGGGACCGGATTCTGGAGACGCTGATCGGTGCGGGTGTGGGACTGCTCTTCAACCTGCTGCTGGCACCGCCGGTCTGGGTCCAGTCCGCCGGCAGCTCCATCGAGGAGATGGCGGAGTCGATGGGCAGGATGCTCCGCGCCATCGGTGCGGAGGCGGAGGGCCACACCCCGGTCGAACAGGCCGCCGCGCGACTGCACGAGGCGCGCAGGCTCGACCACGACATCGTCGAGGTGGACGCGTCGCTCCGGCAGGCCGAGGAGAGCCTGCTGCTCAACCCCCGGGTACGCCAGGGGCTGCTGTCGCGCGTCGTGCTGCGCACCGGTCTGGACACCCTGGAGATCTGCGCCGTCGTGCTGCGAGTGCTGACCCGGACGATGACCGACCTGGCGAAGGAGCGCACCGACGAGCCGCTCTTCCCGGACGACGTGGCCTCGGCCCTGCAGGCGCTGATGAGGGACCTCGCCGACGCTGTCGAGAGCTTCGCCGTACTGATCACCACGCCGGTCGCGCAGAGCGCCCAGGACGCCGAGGCCCGGCTGACGGCCGCACTTGAGGACGCCGGGGTCACCCGCGACCGGGTCGCCCATCTCCTCCTGGAGAACGTGCAGCAGCACCCGCGCCAGTGGCAGCTGCACGGAGCACTGCTGGCCGAGGTCGACCGCATCCTGGACGAACTCGACGTGGAGAAGCGTGCCGAGCGGCTCACCGAGGAGCTGGACCGCCGCACCGTGCAGGTGGGCGAACGCCATCCGCAGCTCGCCTCTGCCGTGCGCCGGCTGCGCGGGACCGCGGTGGCCCGCAAGATCCGCGCCGAGATCTGA
- a CDS encoding TetR/AcrR family transcriptional regulator produces the protein MLEATWQLIAERGFHAVRVSDIARVCGTSTGTVHYYFPGKSDVLTEALKYCVEQAFNRQSVELRRITGAHERLLKLIDMQLPRVGFIRDEWSIWRQYWAESVVRPEFRAAHNEFYARWQATVIRIVRRGQSQGVFRAEVDPENVALRLTALTDGAAIQVLTGAPRMTTTVMRELLVDFVQRELVA, from the coding sequence ATCCTGGAGGCCACCTGGCAGTTGATCGCCGAGCGCGGGTTCCACGCCGTGCGGGTCTCGGACATCGCTCGCGTCTGCGGCACGAGCACCGGCACCGTGCACTACTACTTCCCGGGCAAGAGCGATGTGCTCACCGAGGCGCTCAAGTACTGCGTGGAGCAGGCGTTCAACCGGCAGAGCGTCGAGCTGCGCCGTATCACCGGCGCCCATGAGCGGCTGCTCAAGCTGATCGACATGCAGCTCCCACGGGTGGGCTTCATCCGCGACGAGTGGTCGATCTGGCGCCAGTACTGGGCGGAATCAGTGGTCAGACCCGAATTCCGGGCCGCACACAACGAGTTCTACGCCCGCTGGCAGGCGACCGTGATCCGGATCGTGCGGCGCGGGCAGTCACAGGGCGTGTTCCGGGCGGAGGTGGATCCGGAGAACGTCGCGCTGCGGCTCACCGCGCTGACCGACGGGGCGGCGATCCAGGTACTCACCGGGGCGCCCCGGATGACGACGACCGTGATGCGGGAGCTGCTGGTCGACTTCGTCCAGCGGGAACTGGTGGCGTAA
- a CDS encoding carbohydrate ABC transporter permease, giving the protein MPGLPAPLTLSDPGHERQLRARRRRRRSESATAWAFISPAVLVILGLSVVPVIWSVLLSFQADDLVTPSRWVGLDNYRALTKDPHFSQAVWNTLEYTGLYVPLSMVLGLALALVLNRRIRLVGLYRTLIFVPFVISATAQGVLFSFILDPQFGAANSVLHALGVSPQGFLTDPGQALLVLVAISLWSGTGFCVVVHLAALQDVPQSLIEAARLDGAGRLQLLRHVVLPALTPVNVFLLLWQTINALQVFDLVYVTTKGGPLGSTTVIVYFIWEQAFKNFTAGYGAAAAYVLALALLVIAGGTRVVRRRRPAIEGAVR; this is encoded by the coding sequence ATGCCCGGTCTGCCCGCCCCGCTCACTCTCTCCGATCCCGGCCACGAACGGCAGCTGCGCGCCCGGCGCCGCCGGCGCCGCAGCGAATCGGCCACCGCCTGGGCCTTCATCTCCCCCGCGGTCCTCGTCATCCTGGGACTGAGCGTCGTCCCGGTCATCTGGTCCGTGCTGCTGTCCTTCCAGGCCGACGACCTGGTGACACCGAGCCGCTGGGTCGGCCTGGACAACTACCGTGCGCTCACCAAGGATCCGCACTTCAGCCAGGCCGTGTGGAACACCCTGGAGTACACGGGGCTCTACGTTCCCCTGTCCATGGTCCTCGGGCTCGCCCTGGCCCTCGTCCTCAACCGGCGCATCAGACTGGTCGGCCTCTACCGGACGCTGATCTTCGTACCGTTCGTCATCTCGGCGACGGCGCAGGGGGTGCTGTTCTCGTTCATCCTCGACCCGCAGTTCGGCGCCGCCAACTCGGTCCTGCACGCCCTCGGGGTCTCCCCGCAGGGGTTCCTCACCGATCCGGGACAGGCGCTGCTGGTCCTGGTGGCGATCTCGCTGTGGAGCGGCACCGGGTTCTGCGTCGTGGTCCATCTCGCCGCCCTGCAGGACGTACCGCAGTCCCTGATCGAGGCCGCGCGTCTGGACGGCGCCGGCCGGCTGCAACTGCTGCGCCATGTCGTCCTGCCGGCTCTGACTCCGGTCAACGTGTTCCTGCTGCTGTGGCAGACCATCAACGCCCTGCAGGTCTTCGACCTGGTGTACGTGACGACGAAGGGCGGGCCGCTCGGCTCCACCACGGTGATCGTCTACTTCATCTGGGAGCAGGCCTTCAAGAACTTCACCGCCGGCTACGGAGCGGCGGCCGCCTACGTCCTCGCGCTGGCCCTGCTCGTGATCGCCGGAGGGACGCGCGTGGTCCGGCGGCGCCGACCCGCCATCGAAGGAGCCGTCCGATGA
- a CDS encoding endo alpha-1,4 polygalactosaminidase has translation MITTPARPRRLSLSSARRAAAVAAVTAAAAVPLLVPAGASAASSPALPPVHAGFDYQIGGAYTPPSGVKVVSRDHEASPAAGLYNICYVNAFQAQPGAEKDWDSDLLLRKANGDVVYDKNWGEALLDLRTADKRRRVAEKVDGWIDGCADKGFQAVEPDNYDSYTRSSKLLSAANAEAYITLLSQHAHDRGLAIAQKNTSQLSGDRAKTGLDFAIAEECGTWDECGDYTDAFGSNVIVIEYTDKGLSKACTGWGDRLSVVERDLDVSPSGSKGYVRKTC, from the coding sequence ATGATCACCACTCCCGCAAGGCCGCGCCGGCTGTCCCTGTCATCGGCACGCCGGGCCGCCGCTGTCGCGGCGGTCACCGCTGCGGCTGCCGTCCCGCTGCTCGTGCCGGCCGGCGCCTCAGCGGCCTCCTCCCCCGCCCTGCCGCCGGTGCATGCAGGCTTCGACTACCAGATCGGCGGGGCGTACACCCCGCCGTCCGGGGTGAAGGTGGTCAGCCGTGACCATGAAGCCTCTCCGGCCGCCGGTCTGTACAACATCTGCTACGTCAACGCCTTTCAGGCCCAGCCGGGCGCCGAGAAGGACTGGGACTCCGATCTGCTGCTGCGGAAGGCCAACGGCGACGTCGTCTACGACAAGAACTGGGGTGAGGCGCTGCTCGACCTCCGTACCGCCGACAAGCGCCGACGGGTGGCCGAGAAGGTCGACGGCTGGATCGACGGCTGCGCCGACAAGGGTTTCCAGGCCGTCGAGCCCGACAACTACGACAGCTACACCCGCTCGTCGAAACTGCTGAGCGCCGCCAACGCCGAGGCGTACATCACCCTGCTCTCCCAGCACGCGCACGACCGCGGCCTGGCCATCGCGCAGAAGAACACCTCGCAGCTGTCCGGCGACCGCGCGAAGACCGGCCTGGACTTCGCCATCGCCGAGGAGTGCGGCACCTGGGACGAATGCGGCGACTACACCGACGCGTTCGGCAGCAACGTGATCGTGATCGAGTACACGGACAAGGGCCTGTCGAAGGCCTGCACGGGCTGGGGTGACCGGCTGAGCGTCGTCGAACGCGACCTGGACGTCTCGCCCAGCGGCAGCAAGGGATACGTACGCAAGACCTGCTGA
- a CDS encoding cytochrome c oxidase assembly protein, with amino-acid sequence MNLPDLTFSRFPAMWQLDGPALLLVLVLGGLYGWGVVRLRRRGEQWSTGRTVVFALLGLGTIVVATMSALAVYDEVLFWPAAVQNILLDLIAPLGLALGDPLSLACRALPERASARVRRAVTGKFARLLAFPLVSSLLVLVSELCVYFTPYFETALRHGALHQLMYLQLLLVGCLFVLPVLTEEALLPSWCSHPVRAAMVFFDGLIDAVPGIVVMTSGTLIAGTWYSRHSPSWAPGVQRDQQIGGGAMVTLAELVGVPFLLVIFAQWVRSERARTVALDRRLDAELIPAAPRATPVPSDTSAASPMASASGIAAQEDPAEPERVRPWWESDGGIVGDRMRQGRP; translated from the coding sequence ATGAACCTGCCGGATCTGACCTTTTCCCGGTTCCCGGCCATGTGGCAGCTCGACGGTCCGGCTCTGCTGCTGGTCCTGGTTCTGGGCGGGCTGTACGGCTGGGGGGTGGTGCGGCTGCGGCGGCGCGGCGAGCAGTGGTCGACGGGCCGTACGGTCGTCTTCGCCCTGCTGGGTCTCGGCACGATCGTGGTGGCCACGATGTCGGCACTCGCGGTCTACGACGAGGTGCTGTTCTGGCCGGCCGCCGTGCAGAACATCCTGCTCGACCTGATCGCCCCGCTCGGCCTGGCGCTGGGCGACCCCCTGTCGCTGGCCTGCCGTGCTCTGCCGGAGCGCGCGTCGGCGCGGGTGCGCCGTGCGGTGACCGGCAAGTTCGCCCGTCTGCTGGCTTTCCCCCTGGTCAGTTCGCTGCTGGTCCTGGTGTCGGAGCTCTGTGTGTACTTCACGCCGTACTTCGAGACGGCGCTGCGCCATGGGGCGCTGCACCAGCTCATGTATCTGCAACTGCTGCTGGTCGGATGTCTCTTCGTGCTGCCGGTCCTCACCGAGGAGGCGCTGCTGCCCAGCTGGTGCAGCCATCCGGTACGGGCCGCGATGGTCTTCTTCGACGGGCTCATCGACGCGGTCCCCGGCATCGTGGTGATGACCAGCGGCACTCTGATCGCGGGCACCTGGTACAGCCGGCACTCCCCTTCCTGGGCCCCCGGCGTGCAGCGGGACCAGCAGATCGGCGGCGGTGCGATGGTCACGCTCGCCGAACTGGTCGGGGTGCCCTTCCTGCTGGTGATCTTTGCGCAGTGGGTCCGCTCCGAGCGGGCCAGGACGGTGGCACTCGACCGCCGTCTGGACGCCGAACTGATCCCCGCCGCACCCCGCGCCACCCCGGTTCCGTCCGACACCTCGGCCGCGTCCCCCATGGCGTCGGCGTCCGGGATCGCCGCGCAGGAGGACCCGGCCGAGCCTGAGCGGGTCCGTCCCTGGTGGGAGTCCGACGGCGGAATCGTCGGTGACCGGATGCGCCAGGGCCGCCCGTAG
- a CDS encoding carbohydrate ABC transporter permease: MTVTSPLPPRTARPATVAAPPPQRKPGLRLPFSAWHLLLAPLALLFAVPMIWLLLSSVMSNAEINKFPPALWPSGIHLGGYRYVLGNAMFPRWFANSLIVSAVAVASNLLFGSLGGYAFARMRFGGSRLLLGLMLATMAIPFQLTMIPTFLVMKRLGLIDTLGALIVPSLVTPFAVFLLRQFFLSLPRELEEAAWIDGCSRLRVLFLIVLPLSRPALSTVAVLTFLSTWNDLTWPLIAINHDTQYTLQLGLTTFQGQHHTQWAAVMAGNVITVLPVLLAFLAAQKTFIQSITSSGLKG; the protein is encoded by the coding sequence ATGACCGTCACCTCTCCGCTGCCCCCGCGCACCGCCCGTCCTGCCACGGTGGCGGCACCGCCCCCGCAGCGGAAGCCGGGCCTGCGGCTGCCGTTCAGCGCCTGGCATCTGCTGCTCGCCCCGCTCGCCCTGCTCTTCGCGGTGCCGATGATCTGGCTGCTGCTCAGCTCCGTGATGAGCAACGCGGAGATCAACAAGTTCCCGCCCGCCCTCTGGCCCTCGGGAATCCATCTCGGCGGCTACCGCTATGTGCTGGGCAACGCCATGTTCCCGCGCTGGTTCGCCAATTCACTGATCGTGTCCGCGGTGGCGGTGGCGTCCAATCTGCTGTTCGGCTCGCTCGGCGGGTACGCGTTCGCCCGGATGCGGTTCGGGGGTTCCCGCCTGCTGCTGGGGCTGATGCTGGCCACGATGGCGATCCCGTTCCAGCTGACGATGATTCCCACGTTCCTGGTGATGAAGCGCCTCGGCCTGATCGACACCCTCGGCGCCCTGATCGTCCCGTCACTGGTCACGCCGTTCGCGGTGTTCCTGCTGCGGCAGTTCTTCCTGTCGCTGCCCAGGGAGTTGGAGGAAGCCGCGTGGATCGACGGCTGTTCACGGCTGCGGGTCCTCTTCCTCATCGTGCTGCCGCTGTCACGGCCGGCGCTGAGCACCGTGGCCGTCCTGACGTTCCTCTCCACCTGGAACGATCTGACCTGGCCGCTGATCGCCATCAACCACGACACCCAGTACACCTTGCAACTCGGCCTGACGACCTTCCAGGGCCAGCACCACACCCAGTGGGCCGCTGTGATGGCCGGAAACGTGATCACGGTGCTGCCGGTACTGCTGGCGTTCCTGGCGGCGCAGAAGACCTTCATCCAGTCCATCACGTCGAGCGGTCTCAAGGGCTGA
- a CDS encoding ABC transporter substrate-binding protein → MAVGHHRHIGPSRRTVLRRGTGLACAASAALTLPGCGASTDDGVGADGRVTVELWHGQTDTGRIAIESLIADFQRTHPHIRVDSGGGVLADSMLQKVTAALASGSYPDVAYVFGSDLAGVARSPQVVDLTGAVHSGPVPWSQFWAPAREAVTVNDRVRAAPALLDSLAVVCNKKLFRDAGIPLPEPGWTWREFQETAKRLTDHRRGVFGTGWPGVGDEDTVWRLWPLVWDLGGEVIAPNGHSIGFADAGVRALETVAGLARDRSVYIDPKPGTEQMYQVFQSGRMGMVVTGPWQLPDIIQAGVEYQVVPLPSYSGRPVTISGPDTWTVFDNGSARVQAARTLVSWLMEPDQDVRWDVRAGSLPLSRRTQSLPLWKAKAAKTEGLAVFTKALESARVRPAHPAYPQISQALGEAIVAVLLGRSTPAKALRRCADDANAALLIPR, encoded by the coding sequence ATGGCTGTCGGCCATCACCGCCACATCGGTCCCTCACGCCGTACGGTGCTGCGGCGTGGCACCGGCCTGGCGTGTGCCGCTTCGGCCGCGCTGACGCTGCCCGGTTGTGGCGCGAGCACCGATGACGGCGTCGGAGCGGACGGACGGGTCACGGTCGAGCTGTGGCACGGCCAGACCGACACCGGCCGTATCGCGATCGAATCGCTGATAGCCGATTTCCAGCGGACCCACCCGCACATCCGGGTCGACTCCGGCGGAGGCGTCCTGGCCGACTCGATGCTGCAGAAGGTGACAGCTGCGCTGGCCTCCGGCTCGTACCCGGATGTCGCCTACGTCTTCGGATCGGACCTTGCAGGAGTCGCACGCAGCCCGCAGGTCGTCGACCTGACCGGCGCCGTGCACTCCGGACCGGTCCCCTGGAGCCAGTTCTGGGCCCCCGCGCGCGAGGCCGTCACGGTGAACGACCGGGTACGGGCCGCGCCGGCACTGCTCGACTCGCTCGCCGTGGTGTGCAACAAGAAGCTCTTCCGCGACGCCGGTATCCCGCTGCCCGAACCCGGCTGGACCTGGCGGGAGTTCCAGGAGACCGCCAAGCGCCTCACCGACCACCGGCGGGGTGTCTTCGGCACCGGATGGCCGGGGGTGGGCGACGAGGACACCGTGTGGCGGCTCTGGCCACTGGTGTGGGACCTGGGCGGAGAGGTGATCGCGCCGAACGGGCACAGCATCGGGTTCGCCGATGCCGGTGTGCGGGCCCTGGAGACGGTGGCGGGGCTCGCCCGCGACCGTAGCGTCTACATCGACCCCAAACCGGGCACCGAGCAGATGTACCAGGTCTTCCAGTCGGGCCGGATGGGCATGGTCGTCACCGGCCCGTGGCAACTGCCCGACATCATCCAGGCAGGCGTCGAGTACCAAGTGGTGCCGCTGCCGAGCTACAGCGGCAGACCGGTCACCATCTCGGGACCCGACACCTGGACGGTCTTCGACAACGGCTCCGCCCGCGTCCAGGCGGCACGCACCCTGGTGAGCTGGCTGATGGAGCCGGACCAGGACGTGCGCTGGGACGTCCGGGCCGGGAGCCTGCCGCTGAGCCGGCGTACCCAGAGCCTGCCGCTCTGGAAGGCCAAGGCCGCGAAGACCGAGGGGCTCGCGGTGTTCACCAAGGCGCTGGAGTCCGCCCGGGTGCGGCCCGCGCACCCCGCGTACCCGCAGATCTCCCAGGCGCTGGGAGAGGCGATCGTCGCCGTGCTGCTCGGCCGCAGTACACCCGCGAAGGCCCTGCGCCGCTGCGCGGACGACGCCAACGCCGCCCTGCTCATACCGCGTTGA